One genomic segment of Drosophila melanogaster chromosome 3R includes these proteins:
- the Hph gene encoding HIF prolyl hydroxylase, isoform A, whose amino-acid sequence MITSTTTDYKNFFKHSAHPANAEQYFRELLDKRERRYEDLCRNIISDMNQYGLSVVDDFLGMETGLKILNEVRSMYNAGAFQDGQVVTNQTPDAPAVRGDKIRGDKIKWVGGNEPGCSNVWYLTNQIDSVVYRVNTMKDNGILGNYHIRERTRAMVACYPGSGTHYVMHVDNPQKDGRVITAIYYLNINWDARESGGILRIRPTPGTTVADIEPKFDRLIFFWSDIRNPHEVQPAHRTRYAITVWYFDAKEREEALIRAKLENSKTNNLAAQAQAQQAEPDSTTTPPAAPASSASSLPVSMSTGTGALNANVSSNSCATSSEICT is encoded by the exons ATGATAACCTCCACGACCACGGACtacaaaaacttttttaaacactCGGCACATCCTGCCAATGCTGAGCAGTACTTTCGGGAACTTTTGGACAAGCG TGAGCGCCGCTATGAGGATCTGTGCCGTAACATCATCAGCGACATGAACCAGTATGGTCTGTCCGTGGTGGACGACTTCCTGGGGATGGAGACGGGCCTGAAGATCCTCAACGAGGTTCGAAGCATGTACAACGCAGGAGCCTTCCAGGATGGCCAAGTGGTGACCAACCAGACGCCCGATGCACCCGCGGTGCGCGGTGACAAGATCCGAGGCGATAAGATCAAGTGGGTTGGTGGCAATGAGCCGGGCTGCAGCAATGTCTGGTATCTGACCAATCAG ATTGACTCTGTGGTGTATCGTGTTAACACGATGAAGGATAATGGCATCTTGGGCAACTACCACATCAGGGAGCGCACGAGG GCAATGGTCGCTTGTTATCCGGGATCGGGAACTCACTACGTCATGCATGTGGACAATCCCCAAAAGGATGGCCGCGTTATAACGGCCATATACTACCTGAATATCAACTGGGATGCGCGGGAAAGTGGCGGCATTCTGCG AATTCGGCCAACACCCGGAACCACAGTGGCGGATATTGAGCCCAAGTTTGATCGCCTGATATTCTTCTGGTCTGACATTCGGAATCCCCACGAAGTGCAGCCCGCTCACCGTACCCGCTATGCCATCACCGTCTGGTACTTCGATGCCAAGGAACGCGAGGAGGCCCTCATTAGGGCCAAGCTGGAAAACAGCAAGACGAACAATCTGGCAGCTCAAGCCCAAGCCCAACAGGCTGAACCAGACTCCACCACCACACCACCCGCAGCACCAGCTTCATCCGCATCC